One part of the Bdellovibrio sp. KM01 genome encodes these proteins:
- a CDS encoding D-alanyl-D-alanine carboxypeptidase family protein, protein MDQILKVIHDALGINETHLLTNKLRMHLQPPLEKLQVVDVDCGGRPFILIHSAAKAWLEMKNAAALEGIELLPFSGFRSYVYQKNLIEQRLKEGRELENILTHVAIPGFSEHHSGRAIDIHEPGKPSLEEAFELSESFKWLQKNASRFNFRMSYPKDNPHGIIYEPWHWFYTGS, encoded by the coding sequence ATGGATCAGATTTTAAAAGTAATTCACGATGCGCTTGGAATTAATGAAACGCATCTGCTCACAAATAAGCTTCGTATGCATTTGCAACCGCCATTGGAAAAGCTCCAAGTTGTCGATGTTGATTGTGGGGGAAGGCCCTTTATTCTAATTCATTCGGCAGCCAAGGCTTGGCTTGAGATGAAAAATGCAGCGGCGCTTGAAGGCATCGAGCTTTTGCCATTCTCTGGATTTCGTTCTTATGTTTATCAAAAAAATTTAATTGAGCAGCGTTTAAAAGAGGGCAGAGAACTGGAAAACATTCTGACCCACGTGGCAATTCCAGGATTCAGTGAGCATCATTCCGGCAGAGCGATTGATATTCACGAGCCAGGCAAACCTTCGCTGGAAGAAGCGTTTGAACTAAGTGAATCCTTTAAATGGCTTCAGAAAAATGCTTCTAGATTCAATTTTCGAATGAGCTATCCTAAAGATAATCCTCACGGAATCATCTATGAACCCTGGCATTGGTTTTATACAGGTTCTTAA